A DNA window from Bacteroidota bacterium contains the following coding sequences:
- a CDS encoding S41 family peptidase: MKHWIILVLALVLTLPTIQATAQSTFDAPFAIAQMKADLQLFYDIRAAANSGVYKYRSQVEIDSVYQWAFDKIEQSATLGDFYKIILQITDFEGSLHNDTELPAEVSKNISKEDAGYFPFAIKQVAGKWVCNNADKEIPTGAEILSINDVPISTIIRDLRKYYTTDGFNITGKQIGLKVYFPLFFRYEYGPQDSFRVEHVADPAGGARAIKTLQGISHGAFLRNLGIIHSMPIDKYLFLDAEELAERGELYYTEMINDSTAMLVVNDFAIGANAKDKKHKAYVAFLEAVFRTFRRENIQHLIVDVRHNGGGTNPNNLVTYSYLTNRAFQENVAAWISFRKIPFWKEVVKDDFFFLARPFVKGIYQRRLKKEFSIVQAGGYFQNDKADDQQIWMSNENAFQGQIYLLIGPRVASAGSLFASMLASDESTITIGEETMGGYYGHNGHTPFTYELSHSKIRTSFSIVNLKQDVETRPDQPFGYGVIPDHRIVQSLGDFLENRDTVLVYAKQLIAAKH, encoded by the coding sequence ATGAAGCACTGGATTATCCTAGTATTAGCCCTCGTATTGACGTTACCGACAATACAGGCAACCGCGCAGTCGACATTTGATGCTCCCTTTGCAATAGCACAAATGAAAGCAGACTTGCAATTGTTCTATGATATTCGTGCAGCAGCCAATTCAGGGGTGTACAAATATCGAAGTCAGGTCGAGATAGATAGCGTGTATCAATGGGCGTTTGATAAAATTGAACAGAGCGCGACATTGGGGGATTTTTATAAAATCATCCTGCAGATCACTGATTTTGAAGGGAGCTTGCATAATGACACGGAGCTGCCGGCTGAGGTCTCAAAGAACATAAGCAAGGAGGATGCAGGATATTTCCCATTTGCGATCAAACAGGTTGCCGGCAAATGGGTGTGTAACAACGCAGATAAAGAAATCCCAACAGGCGCAGAAATTTTGAGTATAAACGATGTGCCCATCTCCACGATCATACGCGATTTGCGCAAATACTACACAACGGACGGGTTTAACATAACGGGCAAGCAGATCGGACTTAAAGTCTACTTTCCGTTGTTTTTCCGGTATGAATACGGTCCGCAGGATTCTTTTCGCGTTGAACATGTCGCAGACCCTGCAGGTGGGGCGCGTGCTATAAAAACATTGCAAGGCATTTCTCACGGCGCGTTTCTCCGAAACCTGGGAATAATCCATAGCATGCCGATTGATAAATATCTTTTCCTGGATGCAGAGGAATTGGCTGAGAGAGGTGAACTGTATTACACCGAGATGATAAATGACTCAACGGCAATGCTGGTAGTCAACGACTTTGCAATTGGTGCTAACGCAAAGGACAAAAAACACAAAGCATATGTGGCGTTTCTGGAGGCAGTATTCAGAACGTTCAGGCGAGAAAATATACAGCACCTGATTGTTGATGTAAGGCATAACGGAGGAGGTACCAATCCGAATAACCTCGTTACCTACTCGTATCTCACAAACAGAGCTTTCCAGGAAAATGTAGCGGCGTGGATATCATTTAGAAAAATACCTTTTTGGAAAGAAGTAGTGAAAGACGATTTCTTTTTTCTTGCCAGGCCATTTGTCAAAGGGATTTACCAAAGAAGACTGAAAAAGGAATTTTCGATTGTACAAGCAGGTGGGTACTTCCAAAACGATAAGGCGGATGACCAACAAATTTGGATGTCCAACGAGAACGCCTTTCAAGGGCAGATTTACCTGCTGATTGGTCCCCGCGTGGCATCAGCAGGTAGTTTGTTCGCGTCCATGCTTGCAAGCGATGAATCTACCATCACAATCGGGGAAGAAACGATGGGAGGGTACTATGGACACAATGGACATACCCCATTTACATACGAACTATCGCATAGCAAGATTAGAACTTCGTTTTCTATCGTCAATCTCAAACAGGACGTAGAAACAAGGCCGGATCAGCCTTTTGGCTATGGGGTCATACCTGACCACCGCATTGTGCAATCCCTGGGAGATTTTCTGGAAAACAGGGATACGGTACTGGTATATGCAAAGCAACTCATAGCAGCTAAACATTGA